One genomic region from Clostridium saccharobutylicum DSM 13864 encodes:
- a CDS encoding response regulator transcription factor codes for MAYILAIDDEEGILSIIKNALAKEGHIVTTISNPTNFQKDQYIKYDLILLDVMMPEIDGFSLCKEIRNLVDCPIIFLTAKTMEQDIVMGLSIGGDDYISKPFGIGELRARVAAHLRREHREKQNAFSISDVKFNITAKEVYHNDELIPFTKSEYSICEYLATNHGQVFSKEKIYESIFGFDGNSDTSAIVEHIKNIRSKLKKIGITPIETVWGIGYKWKE; via the coding sequence ATGGCATATATTTTAGCTATAGATGATGAAGAAGGAATATTAAGTATTATAAAAAATGCATTGGCAAAAGAAGGACACATTGTAACTACAATATCTAATCCTACAAATTTTCAAAAGGATCAATATATAAAATACGATTTAATATTACTGGATGTAATGATGCCAGAAATAGATGGCTTTTCTCTTTGCAAAGAAATACGTAATTTGGTTGACTGCCCGATTATTTTTCTTACAGCAAAGACAATGGAACAGGATATAGTGATGGGATTAAGCATAGGAGGTGATGATTATATATCAAAGCCTTTTGGAATTGGTGAGTTAAGAGCAAGGGTAGCAGCACATTTAAGACGTGAACATAGGGAAAAACAAAATGCTTTTTCTATTTCAGATGTAAAATTTAATATAACTGCAAAAGAGGTATATCATAATGATGAATTAATTCCTTTTACAAAAAGTGAATATAGTATCTGTGAATATTTGGCTACTAATCATGGGCAGGTATTTTCAAAGGAAAAAATATATGAAAGCATATTTGGATTTGATGGAAATAGTGATACAAGTGCAATTGTTGAGCATATTAAAAATATACGAAGCAAGTTGAAAAAGATAGGAATAACTCCTATAGAAACAGTTTGGGGGATAGGATATAAGTGGAAAGAGTAA